In one Deinococcus detaillensis genomic region, the following are encoded:
- a CDS encoding LamB/YcsF family protein produces MSKTIDLNADAGESYGAWTLGDDAALFPLLSSVNIACGFHAGDPLTMQSAVALARQHGLGIGAHPSYPDLAGFGRRVMEATPEQVYADCLYQISALSGMAQAAGSRLQHVKAHGALSNRACVHAPTAQAIAQATRDFDSRLPLMVLPSTELDIQARALGVPVVLETFPERAYLKDGRLAPRSMAGSSIHDPQEAARRAVMMVLEGLVEAVDGGFFEYKVDSLCIHGDNPNAVQIAHAIRDALEDVGVTVRSFAKTDL; encoded by the coding sequence GTGAGCAAAACCATTGATCTCAACGCCGATGCGGGCGAGTCTTACGGGGCTTGGACTTTGGGCGACGACGCGGCGCTTTTTCCGCTTCTCAGTAGTGTCAATATCGCTTGCGGCTTCCACGCGGGCGACCCGCTGACTATGCAAAGCGCTGTCGCGCTGGCCAGGCAGCACGGTTTGGGTATCGGCGCACATCCCAGTTACCCCGATTTGGCAGGCTTCGGGCGGCGCGTCATGGAGGCCACTCCAGAGCAAGTTTATGCCGATTGCCTCTACCAGATTTCGGCCCTCTCCGGCATGGCGCAGGCCGCCGGAAGCCGCTTGCAGCACGTCAAGGCCCACGGCGCACTCTCCAACCGCGCTTGTGTGCATGCGCCGACGGCTCAGGCCATCGCTCAGGCCACCCGCGACTTCGATTCACGGCTACCGCTGATGGTGCTGCCCTCTACCGAGCTGGACATACAGGCCCGCGCCCTGGGCGTGCCGGTGGTGCTGGAAACTTTTCCCGAACGCGCTTACCTGAAAGATGGCCGCCTCGCGCCACGCAGCATGGCCGGTTCCAGCATTCATGACCCGCAGGAAGCCGCCCGCCGCGCCGTGATGATGGTGCTCGAAGGCCTCGTGGAAGCGGTTGACGGCGGGTTCTTTGAATACAAAGTGGACTCGCTGTGCATTCACGGCGACAATCCCAACGCTGTCCAGATCGCCCACGCCATTCGGGATGCGCTGGAAGATGTGGGCGTGACGGTGCGCTCTTTTGCCAAGACTGACTTGTAA
- a CDS encoding DUF1440 domain-containing protein, translated as MKQPQILSGILIGAVSGVVGAYVKSFVEPPLQTLAESIFPPTPAEKKMIGADISGQPDHMPPAEMVQAAADAAGTDLSRPQKMAAQQAIHYTLGAGLGAVYGALAEISPAVTCGAGVPAGAVMYGLTHATAVPATGFQAWPWQLPPSAVLWEAGSHLAYGLMVELTRRSLTALLRR; from the coding sequence ATGAAACAGCCTCAAATCCTCAGTGGAATTCTTATCGGAGCGGTGTCGGGTGTGGTCGGCGCTTATGTCAAGTCGTTTGTGGAGCCGCCGCTGCAAACCTTGGCCGAGTCAATTTTCCCCCCGACGCCCGCCGAGAAAAAAATGATCGGGGCCGATATCAGCGGGCAGCCCGACCATATGCCGCCCGCCGAGATGGTACAGGCGGCGGCGGATGCGGCGGGCACCGACCTCAGTAGGCCCCAGAAGATGGCCGCTCAGCAAGCCATTCATTACACGCTGGGCGCGGGCCTCGGCGCGGTTTACGGAGCGCTGGCCGAAATCAGTCCAGCGGTGACGTGCGGCGCGGGCGTTCCGGCAGGCGCGGTGATGTACGGCCTGACCCACGCCACCGCTGTGCCCGCCACTGGTTTTCAGGCTTGGCCCTGGCAACTGCCGCCCTCCGCCGTGCTGTGGGAAGCCGGATCACACCTTGCTTACGGCTTGATGGTTGAGCTGACCCGCCGCAGCTTGACGGCTTTGTTGCGGCGGTAA
- the modA gene encoding molybdate ABC transporter substrate-binding protein, giving the protein MIFKTFKPLLLTCLALGLSSASAAKVTVFAAASLTDAFSEIGQQFDAKTGNTTTFQFAGSQALRTQLEQGAKADVFASANSTQFDPLVKSGSLGAGQTFARNRLVVIAPRGNAAVGKLADLARPGVKLVLADKSVPVGDYSRKTLDLISKAGTYGTDFSTRVLKNVVSEEPNVRQVAVKIQLGQGDAAIVYVSDVTPSLKSDVRTIGLPTRFNPLASYPIGVLKGGNTAEGQAFVDYVLSNAGQAILKKWGFVGAK; this is encoded by the coding sequence ATGATCTTCAAAACGTTCAAACCCCTGCTGCTTACCTGCCTCGCCCTCGGTCTGTCCAGCGCTTCGGCAGCCAAAGTCACGGTGTTCGCGGCGGCCAGCCTCACCGACGCCTTCAGCGAGATCGGCCAGCAGTTCGACGCCAAAACCGGCAACACCACCACCTTTCAGTTCGCCGGCTCTCAGGCGCTGCGTACTCAGCTCGAACAGGGCGCAAAGGCCGACGTGTTCGCCAGCGCCAACTCTACTCAGTTTGATCCGCTGGTCAAGTCCGGCTCGCTCGGCGCGGGCCAAACCTTTGCCCGCAACCGCTTGGTGGTCATCGCGCCCAGGGGCAACGCAGCAGTGGGCAAGCTCGCTGATCTGGCGCGTCCGGGTGTCAAGCTGGTGCTGGCCGATAAGAGCGTGCCGGTGGGCGACTACAGCCGCAAAACGCTCGACCTGATCTCGAAAGCCGGAACATATGGCACGGACTTCAGCACCCGCGTTCTCAAAAACGTGGTCAGCGAGGAACCCAACGTGCGGCAGGTGGCCGTCAAAATTCAGCTCGGGCAAGGCGACGCGGCCATCGTCTACGTCAGCGACGTGACGCCCAGCCTCAAATCGGATGTCCGGACTATCGGTTTGCCTACCCGCTTCAATCCGCTGGCCAGCTACCCGATTGGCGTGCTGAAGGGCGGCAACACGGCGGAGGGTCAGGCTTTCGTGGACTACGTGCTCTCGAATGCTGGGCAGGCCATCTTGAAAAAGTGGGGCTTCGTCGGCGCGAAATAA
- a CDS encoding TOBE domain-containing protein — protein sequence MKISAHNQLSGTISAIKLGEVAAEITLDVAPGTSITATITRSSAERLGLKVGQTANAVIKASDVMIGVED from the coding sequence ATGAAAATAAGCGCCCATAACCAACTGTCCGGCACCATCAGCGCCATCAAGCTAGGCGAGGTGGCCGCCGAGATCACGCTGGACGTGGCTCCCGGCACCTCCATCACCGCCACGATCACCCGCTCCTCCGCCGAGCGATTGGGCCTCAAGGTCGGTCAGACGGCCAATGCCGTCATCAAGGCCAGCGACGTGATGATCGGAGTGGAAGACTGA
- a CDS encoding S1C family serine protease has translation MSTGSSKTKKAVLAVSAALALGIGGVALYEHNSSPSQTAQTQSGQTTLVEASLAQAVPAKSAVPVFNPVHAKTENERNTVDVVRAAQDGLVYVSVQSGTKTATAPPKGSGNSGKGQQGGSQGSGQADPFAGTPFQGMPFGQGGQDGGSSGTPQGPQRGTGSGFFVDAKGDILTNYHVVDGADTITIRVHNHPETYTAKVIGTAPDYDLALIRADGLPKNLIKPIPLGNSDGLEPGLKAIALGAPFDLDFSVTEGIISSNARTIPVGTRDVNQSVIQTDAAINPGNSGGPLLDSSGQVIGINTQILSGGSDQNAGVGFAIPINTAKSLLPRLEAGSKITTPVLGLRYADLASLDSAALKALNLPSSGALVQEVLPGSPAAKAGLKAGTQKITLQDGTPLTLGGDVILSVNGKLIGQNNSLQSAIFGLSLGDSVKLSIKRGGKVTELSVKLSEFAPPTNS, from the coding sequence ATGTCAACCGGTTCGTCAAAAACTAAAAAAGCAGTTCTGGCGGTTTCGGCCGCTTTGGCTCTCGGCATTGGCGGCGTAGCGTTGTACGAACACAACAGTTCACCCAGCCAAACGGCTCAAACCCAAAGCGGTCAGACGACCCTCGTCGAAGCGAGTTTGGCTCAGGCGGTTCCGGCCAAGTCAGCGGTGCCCGTCTTCAACCCCGTCCACGCTAAAACGGAAAACGAGCGCAACACCGTCGACGTGGTGCGGGCCGCCCAGGACGGCTTGGTGTATGTCAGCGTGCAAAGCGGCACCAAGACGGCCACTGCGCCGCCAAAAGGCTCTGGCAACTCTGGCAAGGGCCAGCAGGGTGGCAGTCAGGGCAGCGGTCAGGCCGATCCATTCGCCGGAACACCGTTTCAGGGCATGCCGTTCGGTCAAGGCGGCCAAGATGGCGGCTCATCCGGTACTCCGCAAGGCCCGCAGCGCGGCACTGGCAGCGGCTTTTTCGTGGACGCTAAGGGCGACATCCTCACCAATTACCACGTGGTGGACGGAGCCGACACCATCACCATCCGGGTTCACAACCACCCCGAAACGTACACCGCCAAAGTCATCGGCACCGCCCCCGACTACGACTTGGCGCTGATCCGGGCCGACGGCCTGCCCAAGAATCTGATCAAGCCAATTCCGCTTGGCAACAGCGACGGCCTAGAGCCGGGTCTGAAGGCCATCGCGCTGGGCGCACCGTTCGACCTCGATTTCAGCGTCACTGAAGGCATCATCAGCTCGAATGCCCGCACCATTCCGGTGGGTACACGCGACGTGAACCAATCGGTCATTCAAACCGACGCGGCCATCAATCCCGGCAACAGCGGCGGCCCGCTGCTCGACAGCTCTGGGCAGGTCATCGGCATCAACACCCAGATTCTGAGTGGCGGCAGCGATCAGAACGCGGGCGTGGGCTTCGCCATCCCGATCAATACTGCCAAGAGCTTACTGCCGCGCCTGGAAGCGGGCAGCAAGATCACCACGCCGGTGCTGGGCCTGCGCTACGCTGACCTTGCCAGCCTCGACTCGGCGGCCCTCAAAGCCCTCAACTTGCCGTCTTCGGGGGCGCTGGTGCAAGAAGTGCTTCCAGGCAGCCCCGCCGCCAAAGCCGGACTCAAAGCCGGAACCCAGAAAATCACCTTGCAAGACGGCACGCCGCTGACCCTCGGCGGCGACGTGATCCTCTCGGTCAACGGCAAGCTGATCGGCCAGAACAACAGCTTGCAGTCGGCCATCTTTGGCCTGAGCCTAGGTGACAGCGTCAAGCTGAGCATCAAGCGAGGCGGCAAGGTGACGGAACTCAGCGTCAAGCTCAGCGAGTTCGCGCCGCCCACCAACTCCTGA
- a CDS encoding cupin domain-containing protein → MEKISLTAAANTGHFAALPAQVGTLFFAAGTVLPPTSHAQDEISFIHSGVLRAVSGGQAATLHGGDVSFIPAGELHQAEVLEDVTLSYVLLERTPDSSAS, encoded by the coding sequence ATGGAAAAAATTAGCCTAACCGCCGCTGCCAATACCGGCCACTTCGCCGCCCTTCCTGCTCAGGTCGGCACGCTCTTTTTTGCGGCGGGCACCGTGTTGCCTCCAACCAGCCATGCCCAAGACGAGATTTCGTTTATTCACAGCGGCGTGCTGCGGGCCGTCAGCGGCGGGCAAGCAGCGACCTTGCACGGCGGCGATGTGAGCTTTATTCCGGCTGGCGAGCTTCATCAGGCCGAAGTGCTGGAAGACGTGACGCTGAGCTACGTCTTGTTGGAAAGGACGCCGGACTCAAGCGCTTCATAA
- a CDS encoding S8 family peptidase, whose product MKRASLCLAAALASVCFSRASAGQLSPELLAKLSAHENKPVSVIVRFRFDKNDQGRALFKSLRQQLKQSRAQLGKASGFVDSSMQNGGTELWLYQSIALKLTPLQALTLSSLPIVDEVFENFKVKIPKVQALDTGSLGEASSENPNFDPLQMIGADATRAVGLRGQGVRIGHLDTGVDIFHPELQGKVVAFAEFGPAGKRISSKPHDSAQHGTHTAGLLVGNTLGAAPDAKLISALVLPGGEGTFAQVIAGMQWVLDPDNNADTDDGANVVSLSLGVPSSQDQQAFVLPVQNMLRAGVVPVFAIGNYGPDPQTTASPGNIPNVIGVGAVDQSGSVAPFSSRGPAIWTGAYSGSFIKPDVVAPGVGIRSSFPGKGYGVLSGTSQAAPLVAGAVAVMLGAKPGSSVDDIKQALYSSASNNGQKNNDSGYGLINLPAALAKLGVSVAAPPKAQAPVVGPNGYIFCVPEGQRCTFSGEKQVAFGAAGRYLSGLTSDGFNCTVAEWGSDPVPGAAKACFVQEAKP is encoded by the coding sequence TCAGGGCAGGGCGCTGTTTAAGTCGCTGCGTCAGCAACTGAAACAAAGTCGCGCTCAACTGGGCAAGGCGTCGGGCTTCGTCGATTCGTCGATGCAAAACGGCGGCACCGAATTGTGGCTGTATCAGTCCATTGCCCTCAAGCTGACGCCGCTTCAGGCGCTGACCCTCTCCAGCTTGCCGATTGTGGACGAGGTGTTTGAGAACTTCAAAGTCAAGATCCCCAAAGTTCAGGCGCTGGATACCGGGAGTCTGGGCGAGGCCAGCAGCGAGAATCCCAATTTTGACCCGCTGCAAATGATCGGCGCTGATGCAACGCGGGCGGTGGGCCTGCGCGGGCAGGGCGTCCGCATCGGGCATCTGGATACCGGCGTGGACATCTTCCACCCCGAATTGCAGGGCAAGGTGGTGGCCTTTGCCGAATTTGGTCCGGCAGGTAAACGGATCAGCAGCAAGCCGCACGACAGCGCCCAGCACGGCACCCACACGGCGGGCCTGCTGGTTGGCAACACGCTGGGCGCGGCCCCCGACGCCAAACTCATCAGCGCTCTGGTGCTGCCCGGCGGCGAGGGCACCTTCGCCCAGGTGATCGCCGGAATGCAGTGGGTGCTTGACCCCGACAACAACGCCGACACTGACGACGGCGCGAATGTGGTCAGCCTCAGCCTCGGTGTGCCCAGCAGCCAGGATCAGCAGGCCTTCGTGTTGCCGGTGCAGAACATGCTCAGGGCGGGCGTGGTGCCGGTCTTTGCGATTGGCAACTACGGCCCCGATCCCCAGACCACCGCCAGTCCCGGCAACATTCCCAACGTGATCGGGGTGGGCGCGGTGGATCAAAGCGGCAGCGTCGCCCCGTTCAGCAGCCGTGGCCCGGCGATCTGGACAGGGGCTTACAGCGGCAGCTTCATCAAGCCGGATGTGGTGGCCCCCGGCGTGGGCATTCGCAGCAGCTTTCCCGGCAAAGGCTACGGCGTCCTCTCCGGCACTTCGCAGGCTGCGCCGCTGGTGGCGGGCGCGGTGGCGGTGATGTTGGGAGCCAAACCGGGCAGCAGCGTGGACGACATCAAGCAGGCGCTGTATTCCAGCGCTTCCAACAATGGTCAGAAGAACAACGACAGCGGCTACGGCCTGATCAACTTGCCCGCCGCGCTCGCCAAGTTGGGTGTCAGCGTTGCCGCGCCGCCCAAAGCCCAAGCGCCAGTGGTGGGGCCGAACGGGTACATCTTCTGCGTGCCGGAAGGCCAGCGCTGTACCTTCAGCGGCGAGAAGCAGGTGGCTTTCGGCGCGGCGGGGCGCTATTTGTCGGGCCTGACCAGCGACGGCTTTAACTGCACGGTGGCCGAATGGGGCTCAGATCCGGTTCCGGGCGCGGCCAAAGCCTGCTTTGTGCAGGAGGCCAAACCTTAA
- a CDS encoding ABC transporter permease, protein MTRAAAHPLPILISAVLAAFLLLPTLTLLLRGLSADFLPTLLSPAVMDALRVSVLTSAASLGLTIFFGTPAAWLLSRRRFWGHALLESLLDLPITLPPVVAGVALLLAFGSRGVLGRPLELAGIDLAFSPAAVVLALLFTSAPFYIRTVKAGFSAYDPDTEAAARVDGAGERGVFFQVTLPLALPFLLEGLVLAWARSLGEFGATILFAGSLQGSTRTIPLAIYSAIESDLRPALVLSAIMVVFAFGLLLVLRLLSARRGM, encoded by the coding sequence TTGACCCGCGCCGCCGCCCACCCTCTTCCCATTCTGATCAGCGCAGTGCTGGCCGCTTTTTTGCTGCTACCCACCCTGACCCTGCTGCTGCGCGGCCTCAGCGCCGACTTTTTGCCCACGCTGCTCAGCCCCGCCGTGATGGACGCCCTGCGGGTCAGTGTCCTGACCTCGGCGGCCAGCCTGGGGCTGACCATCTTCTTTGGCACGCCCGCCGCCTGGCTGCTCTCGCGGCGGCGCTTTTGGGGCCACGCCCTGCTCGAAAGCCTGCTGGATTTGCCGATCACTTTGCCTCCGGTGGTGGCGGGAGTGGCGCTGCTGCTGGCGTTTGGCTCGCGGGGCGTGCTGGGCCGCCCGCTCGAACTGGCGGGCATCGATCTGGCCTTCAGTCCGGCGGCGGTGGTGCTGGCCCTGCTGTTTACCAGCGCTCCTTTTTATATCCGCACCGTCAAAGCGGGGTTCTCGGCTTATGATCCCGACACTGAGGCGGCAGCGCGGGTGGACGGTGCGGGTGAGCGCGGGGTGTTTTTCCAGGTTACTCTGCCGCTGGCCCTGCCCTTTTTGTTGGAAGGCTTGGTGCTGGCTTGGGCGAGATCGCTGGGCGAGTTCGGGGCCACCATCTTGTTTGCCGGATCACTGCAAGGCTCGACCCGCACCATTCCGCTGGCGATTTACAGCGCCATTGAAAGCGACTTGCGACCCGCGCTGGTGCTGAGCGCCATCATGGTGGTGTTCGCCTTCGGGCTGCTGCTGGTGCTGCGCCTGCTCTCGGCGCGGCGCGGAATGTGA
- a CDS encoding molybdopterin-dependent oxidoreductase, with the protein MSQRFGIKALAGLLLSAALSGTVNAQSTVADPSTVGAAQTVMVTGAVVQPMTLTLEAVRALPAQSVTLMATAAGKPIQHVYKGALLSDVLKSAQPKFRPEIKNDALRYALLASGRDGYAAVFSWGELDPGFGNRAVLIAYEQDGQPLSALDGPLRLIVPGDGKAGRYVSGLSRLFLLRIGQ; encoded by the coding sequence ATGAGTCAGCGCTTTGGGATCAAGGCTTTGGCGGGGCTGCTGCTGAGCGCTGCGTTGTCTGGAACGGTCAATGCCCAGAGTACGGTGGCCGATCCAAGCACGGTCGGCGCGGCGCAGACGGTGATGGTGACAGGAGCGGTGGTACAGCCGATGACGCTGACACTCGAAGCGGTGCGTGCCCTGCCCGCCCAGAGTGTCACGCTGATGGCCACGGCGGCGGGCAAGCCAATCCAGCACGTCTACAAAGGAGCGCTGCTGAGTGACGTTTTGAAGTCGGCGCAGCCCAAGTTCCGGCCCGAGATCAAAAACGACGCGCTGCGCTACGCCCTGCTGGCCAGCGGGCGTGACGGTTACGCCGCCGTGTTTTCGTGGGGCGAACTCGATCCGGGCTTTGGCAACCGCGCCGTGCTGATCGCCTACGAGCAAGATGGGCAGCCGCTCTCGGCTTTGGACGGGCCACTGCGCCTCATCGTGCCGGGTGACGGCAAAGCGGGGCGCTACGTCAGCGGACTGTCGCGCTTGTTCCTGCTCAGAATCGGACAATAG
- a CDS encoding MFS transporter gives MSHLAADPPPNGFRTFSILWASQSVSVLGSALSAFAFNIYLAQTVFPLESQKPQLALALSVTALAFTFTAMLGAPLAGVWADRRDRRATMLGCDLISAALALSIGLLLLLWHPSFWSLLPLVALTGLVGSFHMSAFDTSYATLVSSAQLPRANGMMQTIQSLSGLASPAIAALLVALPALARKGGQDTWLSGLESGVPLAFLLDAVSFSVAALVLTRLRIPSPAAYAPTETGEKRSILSEIGFGWRYILDRRPLLWLLLTFALVNFVSGPLGIFETLLTKYQLAPDWQARGYSFAPALALLTTLGSVGGVLGGVVISAWGGLKRRRVLGVLVPMILLGAAQLLFGASRSLYLSGAALLLFGLTVPFLNAHSQSIWQGQVPPALQGRVFSVRRLIAQFTGPLSIALASFAAAAFPVGWVVMALAAVLIVFCVGQLFNPALRRVEDQAGLDQEAARRSTRRAVLRQRPRT, from the coding sequence GTGAGCCACCTCGCCGCTGACCCGCCGCCCAACGGTTTTCGCACCTTCAGCATTTTGTGGGCCAGTCAATCGGTGTCGGTGCTGGGCTCGGCACTCTCGGCCTTCGCCTTCAACATTTACCTGGCCCAAACGGTTTTTCCGCTGGAATCGCAAAAGCCCCAACTGGCGCTGGCCCTCTCGGTGACGGCGCTGGCGTTTACCTTCACCGCCATGCTCGGCGCTCCCCTGGCCGGCGTCTGGGCAGACCGCCGTGACCGCCGCGCCACCATGCTCGGCTGCGACCTGATCAGCGCGGCTTTGGCGCTCAGCATTGGCCTGCTGCTGCTGCTCTGGCATCCTTCCTTCTGGTCGCTGTTGCCGCTGGTGGCCCTGACCGGACTGGTCGGCAGCTTTCACATGAGCGCTTTTGACACCAGTTACGCCACGCTGGTCAGTTCAGCCCAATTGCCGCGTGCCAACGGCATGATGCAGACCATTCAGTCGCTTTCGGGCCTGGCCTCGCCCGCCATCGCCGCTCTGCTCGTGGCGCTGCCCGCGCTGGCCCGCAAGGGTGGTCAAGACACCTGGCTCTCAGGTCTGGAAAGTGGCGTGCCGCTGGCTTTTTTGCTGGACGCTGTCAGTTTTTCTGTGGCCGCACTGGTGCTGACCCGCCTGCGTATTCCTTCGCCCGCCGCTTACGCACCGACTGAAACTGGCGAGAAGCGCAGCATCCTGAGTGAGATCGGCTTCGGCTGGCGCTATATCCTTGACCGCCGCCCGCTGCTGTGGCTGCTGCTCACCTTTGCGCTGGTCAATTTCGTGTCTGGGCCGCTGGGTATCTTTGAAACGCTGCTGACCAAATACCAACTCGCTCCTGACTGGCAAGCGCGGGGCTACAGTTTTGCTCCGGCGCTGGCCCTGCTGACTACCCTCGGCAGCGTGGGCGGCGTGCTGGGCGGCGTCGTCATCAGCGCTTGGGGCGGCCTCAAGCGGCGGCGGGTGCTGGGCGTGCTGGTGCCGATGATCTTGCTGGGCGCGGCCCAACTGTTATTCGGGGCCTCGCGTTCTTTGTATCTCAGCGGCGCGGCGCTGTTGCTGTTCGGGCTGACCGTACCCTTCCTCAACGCCCACTCGCAGAGCATCTGGCAGGGCCAAGTGCCGCCCGCCCTCCAAGGCCGCGTCTTCAGCGTGCGGCGCTTGATCGCGCAGTTCACTGGGCCGCTGTCTATTGCGCTGGCCAGCTTCGCAGCGGCGGCGTTTCCGGTGGGCTGGGTGGTCATGGCTCTCGCCGCCGTGCTGATCGTCTTTTGCGTGGGGCAACTCTTTAACCCGGCTTTGAGGCGGGTAGAAGACCAAGCCGGGCTGGATCAGGAAGCCGCTCGGCGCAGCACTCGGCGGGCCGTCCTTAGACAGCGCCCGCGAACTTGA
- a CDS encoding substrate-binding domain-containing protein, with protein sequence MPVPETPANTVKTRREGLGLGASELARRAGMTRQALHRIESRSGAGGGYTPSVTVALQLARALGCRVEDLFSLASDAPQAELVGEAEPGQRLQLARVAGKLLAYPLSGVDALRGSADALMIEMAEGQQVHLQSLTSAHIWDDTAVLYGCDPSLTLLCRHAAPAQVLLRPAVSERSLEALVRGEAHAAGLHLYDMASGQSNLPFVAAAFPEQVVQVYSLWSWEQGLMVRAGNPENITAVGDLGRRGVRLINRPAGAGSRRLLDDWLREAGLAARTISGYDVEAPTPLDSAEAIAHGRADVGVGPRSAAQAHGLDFVPLLRERFDLVVPETHLTHPGVQALLQAARSPALRAELTSLGGYDPAESGRLISILSPKRSA encoded by the coding sequence ATGCCCGTTCCCGAAACGCCTGCCAATACTGTCAAAACGCGGCGTGAGGGCTTGGGACTGGGCGCTTCCGAGCTGGCCCGCCGCGCCGGAATGACCCGTCAGGCGCTGCACCGCATTGAGAGCAGGAGCGGCGCAGGCGGCGGCTACACGCCCAGCGTCACGGTGGCGCTTCAGCTGGCCCGCGCTCTGGGATGCCGAGTCGAAGATTTGTTTTCTCTGGCATCGGACGCGCCGCAGGCCGAGTTGGTGGGCGAGGCCGAGCCGGGGCAGCGCCTCCAACTGGCCCGCGTGGCAGGCAAACTGCTGGCTTACCCCCTGAGCGGAGTGGACGCCTTGAGGGGCAGCGCCGACGCTTTGATGATCGAAATGGCCGAAGGCCAGCAGGTACACCTTCAGTCCCTCACCTCGGCGCACATCTGGGACGACACGGCGGTGCTCTACGGCTGCGATCCGTCGCTGACTTTGCTGTGCCGCCACGCCGCTCCTGCTCAGGTGCTGCTGCGCCCCGCCGTCAGTGAGCGCTCGCTTGAGGCTTTGGTGCGCGGCGAGGCGCACGCGGCGGGACTGCACCTGTACGACATGGCCAGCGGCCAGTCCAATCTGCCATTCGTGGCGGCGGCCTTTCCCGAACAGGTGGTGCAGGTCTACTCCCTGTGGAGTTGGGAGCAGGGCTTGATGGTGCGGGCGGGCAATCCTGAGAACATCACGGCGGTGGGCGACTTGGGACGGCGCGGGGTGCGGCTGATCAACCGCCCAGCGGGAGCGGGGTCGCGCAGACTGCTGGACGACTGGCTGCGGGAAGCAGGCTTAGCCGCACGCACCATCAGCGGTTACGACGTGGAAGCGCCCACCCCGCTCGACTCTGCTGAGGCCATCGCGCACGGCAGGGCCGATGTGGGCGTGGGGCCGCGTTCGGCGGCGCAGGCCCACGGGCTGGATTTTGTGCCGCTGCTGCGCGAGCGCTTCGATCTGGTGGTGCCGGAGACGCATCTGACGCACCCCGGCGTTCAGGCGCTGCTGCAAGCGGCCCGCTCGCCTGCGCTGCGTGCCGAACTCACCTCGCTCGGCGGCTACGATCCTGCCGAGTCGGGGCGGCTCATTTCTATTCTCTCGCCCAAAAGGAGCGCTTAA